In Mangifera indica cultivar Alphonso chromosome 7, CATAS_Mindica_2.1, whole genome shotgun sequence, the genomic window AAGCTCAATCAGAATGGTTATTTGGCTGGGGATTACATGGATTCTAAATTTTTACAGGAGCTGGAGAGGAGCATCAGAGATGAAGACAGAGCAACTGGGAACCAGTTGGTTGAGAAGTTTACCCGTACAGATAGAAAGGGGGATGAGGAAGTTGTTAGATTGGTGGCTAAGGCTGCTCAAAGCATGGTTGGTGGTAATGAAAAGAAGGATAAGAGAGGTGGTGATGAAAGAAAATTGGAGGAGGAAGGTGTTAGAGATGATACAAGATTCAGTGGAAATGTCATGGTTCAGGGTGTTGCTGGAGTGGTTCAACCGAGACCTGACCGTGTTTCCAGACCACCGGAGAGATATGTTGAGAGCAAAATTGAAGGTAAAGAAAGAGCCAAAAAGAAGCAAGGAGATGATAAACGTTGGGATAAATTCAAGTATAAAGATAGAGAGAATGAAGGCCAAGGGAAGGATAAAGACAGGgataaagagaagaaagaagaggagaaaGTGAAGGGGAAAAGTGAATATAAGGAGATAGAGAAGGATATATTAAAAGACAAGAAGGATGACCTTCTAGGAACCCATGATATGAAGACCCTGCATCTTCCCAACGATAGTGGCAAGAATGCTAGCAGTGAGGCAAATATTAGGAAACGAAATGACTCTGAGACGAATGGATTTTATCGTGGTGAGTTCTATATTGAAGTAAACCATGTTATATCACAGCAACGTATCAGTATATTAACCCCTGAAACAACATGCACATGAATAATAGAGAAGGATGAAATACTGGTTTGTTATTGGAACAATGGTTATCAGTTTTACCATTCTGTTGGGAAGTGTAGGTGTTTTACATGATCTCAGCGGTTTTTGCCATAAATTTGGAATTTGATTGACTTTCAGATTACTTTGTAGCAAttgttggttattttttaaagtaggTTCAAACTGAGGGTTCATGTTAACTAAGTTTCTGCTTCCTTTTCTATGTTTGTTACAGCTAATGACAAGAGGCCTAGTAAGTTGGCAAGGCCCACATCTCCCCATTCATTAACGGAGACCAGTAACTTGTCCAGACCCATTTCTTCCTCTCATGCATTAACAGAGACCGTTAATTTGCCAAGACCTATTTCATCCCCTCATCCATTGACAAGGAATGGAAAATTTCTTGAACCTGGCCAAACTTCTGCTTTGTTTATTTCAGATAGACAGGGGTCAGCCAATATTCTTAAGGCAGAGAATAAAGAACGAAAGGTGAATGGTATTATTTCGTCTCAGCCATTGTCTGTCCCAACAGCAAAGTCTCTGATTACGACTGTACAAGCTGATCAAATCACTGAGGTATCTATGAAAGCACCGCACCCGGATACAAAATATCTAAACCAGGTACTGTTGGTTCCCAAAAGGGAAGAGTTGTCTAAGGACCATGACCTAGATTGGCTCATTAATGATAGCAATTCCCAATCACAGAAGCTTAAGGTGATATCCCCTGGAAACGTTGAGAAGCCAGAGGTTTGGACAGAAGCAATGAGGATAGAGTCGGCTGATGTTTGTGCCTTACCATACGTTATTCCCTTTTGATTGGTTTACATATGAGCATGATTTGTCCTCTCCCTGGGTGGATTTGGGGAATCTTCCATAGGAGCACATCGTGGGAAACTGCAGCAGCGTCTAGCCTTTTGGGTGGAattgttcaatattttttaGCTGCATTCGTCATCACCAAGTCTTTGAAATGTTTCGGTCATGCACCATAGTGTGGCGTAGTGCACCGTTGTGGAACAAGGATTGGAGGTGTGACTTTAGTTGTTGGTTTGGAGGCACtaattcattcaaaaaaatTCCATAAGAGCAGCCAAGTGTGGTTGCTGGAGAAGGGAGATGTCAAAGCTTGTGGGGTTCTAATTGAGAATGTAAGAGAGACAAGCGGTGGTGTTTGAAACACCACTGCAATTTTGATTTGTAACATAGAACTGGTATTCTCATAAGTTGTAAGATAGAGCGAAAGAAGTAGCTGCAGTCATTCATTAACTCTCATGTAACTGCTGTTCATAATTGCATTCAACTTTCCTAATAACTGCCTGTGTGTATAATAATAAACATGGTTTTAGCTATTGTTAATGAATCTATTCCGTCACATGGGAAGCTTTCTGTTGCAGTCTTTTAGTGTGAAGTTCCAATTTTTTCGGGCTGTGTTTTTGTGTCCGACTCAAAGTGGGTTTTGTATGAGGATTAATGTTTCCCTGTAACGTTCGAATTGTATGTGTGCGAGgataaaataagagaaattaaattaaatatccaaaCTTGCATATAGCTCACACTTTTGAAGGATTTAAAACCAATTACCCAAAATTTAAACTACTTAGCAAAAtacccaaatattttaaaataatacccaGAATACATTTCATTCTCTTTATATAAACTCTAACCCCACATAAGAACCAGTACATTTTCAAATAACGTGTATGTGGTATACAGTTCGTGTTTCTTAGTTTGATCCAAAGGAAATCAATTTGTGATATCAAAGTATTTATGCAAATCTTAAtccaaaactttattttttcaaaattttttaaatatttgcttAGAATTGTGTCTAAAATTTGCAAtgctagaaaaatataagaggtattttgatattataattgtagagttgaaatgatattttacaatgcgGAAGTGTTATAGATATTAAGCAATGTGTGGTGGGTGAAATGACATTTGCCAATGTATGGTGTACATGGATATTTTACTCGAATATTTGGCAAATTTCATCAGTTTTTTAGGTGAGATTCTATTAGTTATGAAACGTAGAAATCAATCAAATGAGTGTAATAGCTGTGAAgtaggggtaaattgatatttaatagtATGGCGGTGAAGTGTAATTTATGCTGTGAgggtaaattatattttataaaattcacgTCAAATTATTCCAAGTATATTATTAGTTGCGATTTCAAGTAGAATTTTAGAATAAGTGTAACCAGAATATGTGTAATAAAGAGATATTTTACTATGAAACTCTAAATCTctaaaattatgtaaatcatGTAATTCAAACCCCTTCAAAGTCTAAAACTGTAAAACATTACAACCATCATTACccaaaaaaactaataaattgaatttttgctCATGAAATAAAGGTGATTATATTGGTACagtttaatatgaaattttctgATCAAATTTGCTATCAATATTGACCATTGTAGGATCGATCGAAAATAGCGGgttatattttagtttgataTGGAGGAAAAGAGAGATGTAAaatcaatatatcatatttacagGCATGACGGACAAGAAATTGGGCACTACAACATTGAGAGGCACATCAAAAGAGTCATTTACATTgttactaaattattattacaatttagtGTGTGCTAATCCGAGTACCATAACACATACAAATGGATGAATAGCAGTGCTTTCACTATTATTTTATGGCATTGGGTTGTAGCATATGCACACTTCAATGACATATTCCCaagttatttgcattgatgttGCTTTCTTGAAAGGTTGATATCTAAGACATTTATTTGTCATTATGGTATTGGATGGTAATAATTAGATCTACCCAGTGGTTTTCAGTGTGGGAGGTAAGGAAGATCATGCAATATGGTCTTGGTTTTTGACAAAGCTTAAAGATTGCATTTGTGAAGTACTAAAGTTGACAATAATTTTAGATCAACATTATGTTATCATCTCTACAAAGGCTGAAGTTTTTCTAAACGTACACCATGGATATTATTGTCATCACCTTCAATGTAACATGCGATTGAAGTACAATTATAACACAATACTTGCATGGTTGTATTGGAAAACAATGAAGACTTGTACAGTGCTAAAGTTCAAAACATGATGGGAGCATTGGACGAAGTTCACCCTATAGCGAGAGCTTACCTATGTGAGGTGGGTCTTCATTTATGGACAAAGGCATATTTTCCAGGCCataagtataatataatgacaaccAACATTGTAAAGTTATTTAATGCACTTGTCAAGCACACTCAAGGTTTGCCCATTTTTATGTGGGCAGAGTTCATATGAGGCACCTTACATTGAtggttttaaaagaaaagaaatcatGCAAGTATGTTTATTTTCATTAACAATATTTGAAATCACCATGCTTCTTGAAACTTATGCTTAATTACTTTTAGATATGCTGACACCTTTAAAAATTGTAGATGTTTGCACCCACTAGGTAAAACCatggataaaaaataagattgcCAACCATGTATAAAAGTCTTTGAACTTGAAAGTGCTTCTTATTACAAATGAATGGTACAAGAAACTAGGTAGTGGCCAATTCATTGGCCTGGGGGACCTTGAGAAGCCAACATGTACTTGTAAAAAATTTTAGCTTTCACAAATTCCTTACAAGTATGTTATAATTGCAACAAGATATATGAAGCTCTCTAATGTCTATAAATTGGTTTATCTCAACTACAAAACCACATTCTATCGTGCAATGCATGCAGATGTTGTTAGTCCACTTGGGGATTAATTAGATTAGTTACATGTCAAGGATGCCGAAGTTATCCATCCACCTTTTATTGATCGTTGTCAAATAATTCGTCCTTCAAAAAAAGACAGATGCCCTTTACAGGGTAAGGTTATTGTATGACAGTTTTGTGGTTGATGTAATCAATCTCGGCATACATGACTGAATTGCCAAAGCCTAAAATAAAAGCCTAGCTTTGTATCATCTAGTTTATcaaaaaagagataaaggtGGGAGATCATGACATACCTTACCGTGATTGCCTTGACCTTTTGTTAAGTCTTATTTATGTTAACTCAAAACTTGTCAATGTACTTATTGAAATAACgtgttatattattaatgtcaATATTGATTTCATACATCCCTTTATTTCTGTTCTTTGTTAttaggaaaattattattagtaacATTACCACATAAATATATGATAACGGATATAACATATGCAAacatataaacttttatatgtaCAAAAACAATGCATATAACATAGTGAAGATATATACctaaaaacatgtaaaaaaatgaaatcatacacataaacaataaacaaaaacatgcaaacaataaaatcaaatacatatagATATACAAATGCACATAAATGCATAAAAGTGACTCAATATCCTGAAAATATAATTGCATGGCCAAACGTGTGTGTATACCTCTAGAGTTCTCATGGGGAAATCAATACTCCAGCCAAACGCCAAACACTCGATGAATTGTAACATGATTAAAGTGTAATCACTGAATCCAAAATCCTGTTGGGGTACATCAACCACCTTGCACAACAATAATTCATTATCTCATGGTGATTGCCATGTGATGGCCCAAAACTTTGTTGCATCCAGTAAACACAATATCATGCTCATATACAGTATCATCTTACGCGTAAACCCATTTCATTTGGAAGTAAAATCCTCTTGCTAGTTATATACAGTAACTGTTCGCTCATTGAAATCTAGGACACTTGTGACCAAGTGCgcattgttaaatttaatggggATGAAAACACgtaaatattgataaattatagtcaatagacgttaattatttatgtaatgaTAACTAACTGGATATAGTACCTGATTCACCTTTCCCTATggtttgaaatataaattaaggcGGAAGGCGTCCACTAATTTGGTAAAATGATCGGGCCACTTGTATTGACCTGACTAGCTTTCATTCCATAACTTATGCTCTAATGAGATATGTGCAACAAAGAATATGTGGACTGTTGTCCAATTTTTTCGGATGTCATCCATAGGGTCATGTTAGCGCTAACACAATAGACCCAACAatgaatctatatttttttgatagacATAAAAACAACattagttatatttataaatatataatagtaaATGAATATAGTCTACTAACCTTATCGAATAGCCATCCTAGCGATTCTATCACAGTGgttcaaaactcaaattttagcCTCATACCAATGTCAGACACGTCTTTGATCTCTAAGGGATTAGCATGCTCGTACCATTTCTTGAAGGCTTTTTGACGTTCGATGGCTAATATGGGAACTTGAGGTCTCACTCGTTGCATTCTTGGTTTAAATAGGTTTGCGTAGCGTAATGAACAAGTGGGCCTTTCTTCACAATCTAATCCTGAAACGTCTGCAAAAAACCAccaaaataccaaaatatatatgttaagaaaaataaaaatttaatttcaaattaatcaataaaatggaTAATGATACCTTTTATACGAAAATAGTCTTGGTCGAGGAATCCCTCAATGATGTCAGGTTAATCACACCTGACCATATGGTCAATTAGGGAAGGgacatataaacaataaataaactttcaatcttttcattagCCAACTGAAAATCATTATggacatatatgtatatacctCATTGAGCTCTCCTTGTGATGGGATGTCAACCACCTCAACCCCTTGGGAGGGAATGCCAATCATGTTCCATTGGGAGGCAATATCAATCACTTCTTTGCTAGCACTTAGAGGGATGTCTGTTATGTAGAACCATCAAACATCCTATAAAGATGACACATGAAAAGTTCATCacattattagatttaatagtaTGTCGTATACTTATGAACAACATTGTGCCTACTCTACTATCGATGACAACGTATATGGGGAATCTCTCATGCCTATTACCTTGGACaaagattaataataaatgCTTCATTTTCACTTATGTTGACTATGATAGTAAAGAGTTAATCAAAGGGTTTGACTAAAGTTATTCTTACTTTCATTATCTAACCTGCTGTCATAATGAGACTCCTGCTTGATGGTTCTTTATCACCCTTGGGATgctaaaataacatcaaaaattgctattaattagttaatcaaaaaatttcaataacacTACTTTTGGGATGTTGTAACAGATTATTACTTACGTTAACTAAGGGAAGAGATGTCATAATGGGGCCTACAGTTGATggtttgtcatcatcatcatgagGTTGTAACAACATATACAAAATTTCATGTACACATTGAtattgcattaaaaattaaaatataaaaggtaacTGAGTTAACAACATATACAAAATTTCATGTACATATCAGGACGATAGTGTTTCTCTCTGATATAACAACCTCTAGATAACGCAATATAGCTTTTATATTACCTAGTCTGGCCTCTATGTCACTAATCCTTGCATTTTGAGCCCTAAAATGAACCAAGAGAAGATTTCCCCATTGAGCCAATGTAATATCGAAGTAATGCATCAATGGCTCATAAACGGTGGTGAGGGGATCAATTAAGCTAGCTCTATCACTGGGGGTATAGTAGGGGCCTCTTCTGAAATCGACTTGATGAAAAGCACTACTAGGGCCACCTTTGAAAAAGGGATGTTCAAGTGGCACTACGAGGCCTTCTTTGAACTAGGCTCCATGGGAAACTCAACGAGAGCCTTAATAGGCTTGGGTGCAATCATTAGAGAAACAATATCATAACATACAGTTATTACTTTGGGGGAGCTTAATGTTGATGATGAAGACTCGAGTCGGGGAATTCCTAGGTAGCAAACGATATTAGGATAGCAAGCTTTTGCCTTTTTACTTGAAGATAGGACTAatagaaaattaacatcatcttgCTTATTAAATTGTATCAATGAACATTTGTCGCaagacaaataataattaatcaattaggAATTGCTTACCGTATTTCTATTGAATATAGTTCCGATATCATTCCATCTTAGGATGTCTCTCATACGCCACCTCAACTTGCACGGACTTATTGTAATTAACACCTAATCCACCCAACTATCTAATGTACAAGCATCTCGTAGATCCAAAACTACAATATGAACATTATCATGCTAATTTTATCAATTACCATTATagtaattgttttttattttaatcataaaaattctTTACAATAGTAAATGATACACATTCTCCCTACAGATACATATTCTCTTAGTGCAATAGGACATGGATCAGTACGTCACCTAGCATACCCATTCTCCTTACAGGTATCCATTTAATCCAtccatatgattaaataattggAGAACCTTTTGGGATATCAATTTTCAAGTGTCGTTCCCCAGTAATGCCAAatgaagataataaaataagGCTAACTTAATTGTGTTGTTGTCATAATCCCTCCATGCCCTTTTCTTGAATATGTATTCTAGATTATTGCATATGATAAACCATGAATCGTAGAAATAGGAGTCTCGAATCTTCTGTTTGGCATCTCAGGGAAGACAAAGGTCAATGTATATCAACCTGCTAAAGTGAAAGCCCATAATAACAAAGAACTTGAATACGTTAAACCTTACATCAACACCATTAACCTTGAACTATAGTTGATCTCTCACATCGGCTTTGATCACCTCTCTTAAAATGAAGGAGtgtatcaatattttattaactctaGTGTCACGACATGTAGTAATTGACCAAAACACATCGATCGAATGATCTGCAACCTACTTCTGTATCATTCATCTTTTATAGTAGATATCAAGTCTCGATGCTCATGTGAGCTCACTATAGCCCTAAAGTGTCGCTTAACAGCAAAGAATCTTAATTCCCCCTTGGCTCCTCACATTTACTTTTCTGTAATCCtctttttaatagaaaagaaatCGTAATTAagacaatttttataataaatgctTTATTCAGAAATACGgacacaaaatttgaaatttaaacataaaaaaacccTTAATATGGGATTTTTCTATTTCTGCCCTGCAATGGAAAAATCATAACatcctccccccccccccccccccccccaacccaAAATGGTAAATCCTCAAATGAGTAGATTGAATACTTTATTCGAGAAtacaaacttaaaatttaaaatgaacacATCTAAGAACCACtgcattattaaaaatatttcaattgtaatgataaattctttctttggatctacatgtcaaaaaaccctaaattgaaactatcaaaaataataaaatatatatcaattttcataataactacttaatttagaaaaactgacataaaatttgaaaactacatattgaaaaaacCTTTAGAATTAAGAACATATCAATTTGCCCCTTTACCctaaactaacaatttcaagaGATGGGAACTGTTTCAAAACTCACACTTTTCCTCTTCCTTACGATCTCATCAGTCtctcaggttttaaaaagtgactttttgTCCCTATTTGCAGTCCCAAGAGTATAACAAGTTTCAAGACTAACTCTTCACCCTACACCTCGTGATCCCACGAGGCTATcactatttgaaaacttgcaAAAACCTCGACGTCCCTAACTAATTTAACCTTGTGATTTTAGCTCGGATTTCTTGAGCTTAGTTGAGATGCCACAAGGTTAGATTTCCTTACCCAAAATCCTTTTTGTGACTCTTATTTCAGCAACAATAAAAACTACACTTATTCTAACACAAATCGCtaacaaaattcatttgaaaaacGAAAGATTCAACCTATATAATCAATTGtttaaaaccaaaaatcctAACCTAAAAAATGCCAAAAATCTTCATCTAGTCGCTTAAATCTCAACgccaaaatgaataaattatgaCAAGAAATGATGGTCTTACCTCTTTTGCCATTTTCGTCACTAAAAAACTTGAAAAGTCGTTATAGAAAAGAGCTAGATGTCACATCTTGATTTTTGCTTCCATCTCTTGTGAGTTTGCACAATAGATTTGTAAGAGAAAAGAGTTGGGTGAAGTTGATAAGGTTTGTTttatatgggggcattttcaTCAATTCACAATAATTGGGTATATTGGTTTTGTGTTAATAGAGttaagtaattttgtttttggcatAGAAAatttgggtatttaatttaattacttgataaAATAATTGGTCGGAAGGTGTTTTGTGAAAATCTATTAgttaacaatatatttaatgttattaatttattaagcGAAAACGATAacctattattttttcaatcaaactttctcactctcaaatttaaaacaatactTTATTAcctttatttaggtttttattctatattaattttaaatttaataattagataaaatgaatttaaaaaattaaaacaattgtTGGTGACGTTTAAAATTGCATCAAAATAGAGCGATTTAGTTGAAATCACACTAAGAttatgaaattcaacaaaattaagcCAAGACAAAAATACTTCTATACATAAATTGAATATCTATTCTAATCAATCTCTGGCTTTCTAATTTAGATTATGACCGAAATCATGCCTTTACTAATTTCCAAACCTTTGGACTTCAAAAATTTAAAGTGTACTTCAAAGTTTTATGTTAGTTGTAACCCCATGGGTATCAAAACTATTTTAGTCTTTACTCTTAAGTTTATTTTTGAGTTAAGACGCTTAGGGCTAtgtgaaatttatttaaaattaagggtgTGGAATTAACAAAGAAAGGGAGAGAAAGCTAGTTTGTTAAGTCATGAGAGAAAGAAATAACCTGGACTTAATTTAGGGATGTAAAATGTAAACAAGAGAAAGTTGAGGAGGTTATGTGCAATTTTTCCAACTAGTATAATGTCGAGATAATcacaattaaaccaaaatttcttattcaattattttttctttacaaaaattCCCTCATCCATATAAGGTTTCTAGATTTGTGAAGATACAAAAGAAACTGAAGAGGATTTCATTAAATAAAGGTCTCAAGTATGTGGGGTATATCCCCAATTATAGTATTTAAGTTGATTAAGTTCaagaatttaagttaatttaacGCCTTTGGTCAATTGGAgagattttaatgaaaattaaggGTTGATATGGGTGAACTGGTATTCTTGGTAAATTATTTTAGcctttttatgttttagttttGGCTAGCTTCAACCAATTcaataaaccctaattttgttgTATTAGGGTTATAAGTTTTGATCAACTTGAAAGCCTTCTAGTAAATTAGTGGTAGACTCTCCATTAAGGAAATTGGAATTGGaatctcctttgacctctttaGAATTTTTGCACTCTTGTATTTAAGTAAACTTAATTTCTGTGCATGCTAAtgtctagattttttttttttaatgtaaagttGTTATATTTATGTCATTGGTTGATTGTCTATGATGGATGGCATGTATATGTATGAGGcatgaaattatgattttgtgtAAAATTAGTGATAGAAGAGAGATTAGAATTGATCTTTAgatttaaagaagaaattataattattcaaatgtTACTAGTAGGATTACTTTACAAAGGACCTAAACTCTACACTGTGACATAAGGAAGAATATGCCATGGTAAGATTGCAAGAAACTTAACTATGTTAAGGCATAAAATTCATGCCATAACACAATAAGAAAGAGTTAGAGGCATGAAGGCATAAGACAAGATATGCTATGACATGACCAAATGAAGCAATTTGCCTAAGTTTGgcaaaaagttaattttttgacACAATAAAAGTTGTACCATGACTTACCTTGTTTTACCACAAAATGATATCAAAGCTAAGTAATACCACAAGTAAGATACCTAAGCATACCAAAGGTTTTTATGCAAGAGATATGAAAGCACTAACACGTTTAGGGTGGACTTAAATGT contains:
- the LOC123220751 gene encoding myb-like protein X: MSRCFPFPPPGYEKKARSADSDLLKKEKQRERKHKKEKKDKEKRESKEKKEKGRSDEKHREKKDKKEKHRDKKEDRDKDRDKSSDSDEKRLQGKSEVHGEKTSNEKRFLPKSEGNGEKFNQKDKNKNRDRDLKKVAGQLSGYSGEKLNQNGYLAGDYMDSKFLQELERSIRDEDRATGNQLVEKFTRTDRKGDEEVVRLVAKAAQSMVGGNEKKDKRGGDERKLEEEGVRDDTRFSGNVMVQGVAGVVQPRPDRVSRPPERYVESKIEGKERAKKKQGDDKRWDKFKYKDRENEGQGKDKDRDKEKKEEEKVKGKSEYKEIEKDILKDKKDDLLGTHDMKTLHLPNDSGKNASSEANIRKRNDSETNGFYRANDKRPSKLARPTSPHSLTETSNLSRPISSSHALTETVNLPRPISSPHPLTRNGKFLEPGQTSALFISDRQGSANILKAENKERKVNGIISSQPLSVPTAKSLITTVQADQITEVSMKAPHPDTKYLNQVLLVPKREELSKDHDLDWLINDSNSQSQKLKVISPGNVEKPEVWTEAMRIESADVCALPYVIPF